In one window of Acidobacteriota bacterium DNA:
- the mazG gene encoding nucleoside triphosphate pyrophosphohydrolase, with translation MAMKGQKFLVLVALVDRLRGPDGCPWDREQTFDTLKPLLLEEAYETLEALDSGDRSAFCSELGDLLFQVVFLSQMAETEGAFDIDKVAEGVVDKMVRRHPHVFGDAKADSAEGVLHQWEHIKRRERVGGSDGRGGEDSILDHLPRLPALLTALKITGKASRVGFDWSHIDGVVEKLEEEIGELRQAMESPPAARREKVEQEVGDLLFAAVNIARFLDIDPETALRKSNRKFVERFQFMEAALRRAGKDLGNTTLDEMEELWQQAKKAL, from the coding sequence ATGGCCATGAAGGGACAGAAATTCCTGGTGTTGGTTGCCCTGGTGGATCGGTTGCGGGGCCCTGATGGTTGTCCCTGGGACCGCGAGCAAACCTTCGATACGCTCAAGCCCCTCCTGCTGGAGGAAGCTTACGAGACCCTGGAGGCGCTGGACAGCGGCGACCGGTCAGCCTTTTGCAGCGAGTTGGGAGATCTGTTGTTCCAGGTGGTTTTTCTGTCACAGATGGCCGAAACGGAAGGCGCCTTCGACATCGACAAGGTGGCGGAGGGAGTCGTCGACAAGATGGTGAGACGCCATCCCCACGTGTTCGGCGACGCCAAGGCGGATAGTGCCGAGGGGGTGTTGCACCAGTGGGAGCACATCAAGCGCCGGGAACGCGTCGGCGGGTCGGACGGTCGAGGCGGGGAAGACTCGATCCTTGACCATTTGCCCCGGCTTCCGGCCCTCCTGACCGCACTGAAGATCACCGGCAAGGCCTCCCGGGTCGGCTTTGACTGGTCTCACATCGACGGGGTCGTCGAAAAGCTGGAGGAGGAAATCGGGGAACTCAGGCAGGCTATGGAATCGCCACCGGCTGCAAGGCGTGAAAAAGTCGAACAGGAGGTCGGGGACCTGCTCTTTGCGGCGGTCAATATCGCCCGGTTTCTGGACATCGACCCCGAAACGGCATTGCGGAAGTCCAACCGGAAGTTCGTGGAGCGATTTCAGTTCATGGAGGCCGCGTTGCGGCGGGCGGGCAAGGACCTCGGAAACACCACCCTCGATGAGATGGAAGAGCTCTGGCAGCAGGCCAAGAAGGCCTTGTGA
- a CDS encoding GGDEF domain-containing protein, with amino-acid sequence MQAAAAMARSLTAGLKPGEILGVIRDQSRPVIGGDCWALARLDRERKAWEVTAVEVQSNGSPEFWGRVPLDHPLLAPILEVPGAPVFGRRNSRPGAGNRVPPFPVAAATHTLLPLMAGGHLAGALVLGHSAGDSLDRSDRDFLRLAADLAALALENAQLREQVRASRAKIDSRKVALERQLKRLTVTDDLTGLYNQRDLFEQLPREMDRAKRAGSACSLCLFDLDGFKEYNDTHGHLAGDRLLRTVGAVVSRTIRAKTDRAFRYGGDEFVLLLPHTSRAEAQVLVDRLRRAVSQALAGAVGFSAGIAEYSPGMESWDFIEAADRLMYRAKRKGGNRLESEDALRRRSA; translated from the coding sequence ATGCAGGCCGCGGCTGCCATGGCCAGGAGCCTGACCGCCGGCCTGAAGCCGGGGGAAATTCTCGGGGTGATCAGGGATCAAAGCCGTCCGGTCATCGGTGGCGACTGTTGGGCGTTGGCCCGACTCGATCGGGAACGCAAGGCCTGGGAGGTCACGGCAGTGGAGGTCCAATCCAATGGTAGCCCTGAGTTTTGGGGGCGTGTTCCGCTGGACCACCCGTTGTTGGCGCCCATCCTGGAAGTTCCCGGGGCTCCTGTCTTCGGACGCCGTAACTCCAGACCCGGTGCCGGCAACCGGGTTCCTCCCTTTCCGGTGGCGGCTGCTACTCATACTCTGCTGCCCCTGATGGCCGGGGGACACCTGGCGGGCGCCCTGGTGCTCGGACACTCGGCCGGCGACTCCCTGGACCGTTCCGACCGGGACTTCCTGAGGCTGGCGGCGGACCTGGCGGCCCTGGCCCTGGAAAATGCTCAACTGCGCGAGCAGGTGCGGGCGTCCCGGGCCAAGATTGACAGCCGCAAGGTTGCGCTGGAGCGCCAGTTGAAGCGGCTTACGGTCACCGACGATCTGACCGGCCTCTACAACCAGCGGGATCTGTTCGAGCAGTTGCCGAGGGAAATGGATCGGGCCAAACGGGCCGGCAGCGCCTGTTCCCTGTGTCTGTTCGACCTGGATGGATTCAAGGAATACAACGACACCCACGGCCACCTGGCGGGGGATCGTCTGCTTCGAACCGTGGGAGCCGTCGTTTCCCGGACCATTCGGGCCAAGACGGACCGGGCGTTTCGCTACGGAGGCGACGAGTTTGTGCTGCTGCTGCCCCACACCAGTCGGGCCGAAGCCCAGGTCCTGGTGGACCGGCTCCGCCGGGCCGTCTCCCAAGCCCTGGCCGGTGCGGTCGGATTCAGCGCCGGAATCGCGGAGTACTCTCCCGGGATGGAGAGCTGGGACTTCATTGAAGCGGCCGATCGACTCATGTACCGGGCCAAGCGCAAGGGCGGCAACCGCCTGGAATCCGAAGACGCGCTGCGGCGGAGATCAGCCTGA